The following are encoded together in the Salvelinus alpinus chromosome 29, SLU_Salpinus.1, whole genome shotgun sequence genome:
- the LOC139559138 gene encoding splicing regulatory glutamine/lysine-rich protein 1-like isoform X2, which translates to MKLPPCFMALIAALLAHSALGQAWVPSIDEESSSRDEFYDDEDLFSGSGSGFPEMKVNPTAVGVSLPTEAPLPFSTTQATGPAPSAPPVAEPSPKLDVLPTPLPTEGEGESGVEWEREQEREREQEREREQEKEREQEKEREQEKEREQEREREQEREREQEREREQEREREQEKEREQEKEREQEKEREQEKEREQEKEREQEKEREQEKEREQEKEREQEKEREQEKEREQEKEREQEKEREQEKEREQEKEREQEKEREQEREREQEKEREQEKERKQEKEREQEKEREQEREREQEREREQLKEREQEKEREQEKEREKERERERERERERERERERERERERERERERERERERERERVRERERERIRELEREQEREKAAQTTISPRSPAALPMATTSLATPSAESAAPSSGVEDLGTTEEEDEDVYLSPDPTTSLLMETTTEEEEEVTTTATETETTPIPETTAPNTTTGPAPTERSSSAPFRPRVPVTLPTKAAPTEKSTRPQLPSTTNNELGVNGPSGDFEIREEDHRQGNEVVGRGVETGAEPDLIGNTINTGSSAAQLPQKNILERKEVLIAVIVGGVVGALFAAFLVMLLVYRMKKKDEGSYTLEEPKQATVTYQNPDKQATVTYQNPAKQEEFYA; encoded by the exons TTCCAGAGATGAAGGTCAACCCTACAGCGGTGGGCGTATCTTTACCTACGGAAGCGCCCCTCCCCTTCTCCACCACCCAGGCCACTGGCCCCGCCCCCTCGGCCCCACCTGTAGCCGAGCCCAGCCCTAAACTTGACGTCCTTCCTACCCCACTACCCactgagggagaaggggagagcggggtagagtgggagagagaacaagagagggagagagaacaagagagggagagggaacaagagaaggagagggaacaagagaaggagagggaacaagagaaggagagggaacaagagagggagagggaacaagagagggagagggaacaagagagggagagggaacaagagagggagagggaacaagagaaggagagggaacaagagaaggagagggaacaagagaaggagagggaacaagagaaggagagggaacaagagaaggagagggaacaagagaaggagagggaacaagagaaggagagggaacaagagaaggagagggaacaagagaaggagagggaacaagagaaggagagggaacaagagaaggagagggaacaagagaaggagagggaacaagagaaggagagggaacaagagaaggagagggaacaagagaaggagagggaacaagagagggagagggaacaagagaaggagagggaacaagagaaggagaggaaacaagagaaggagagggaacaagagaaggagagggaacaagagagggagagggaacaagagagggagagggaacaattgaaggagagggaacaagagaaggagagggaacaagagaaggagagagaaaaagagagggagagggaacgagagagggagagggaacgagagagggagagggaacgagagagggagagggaacgagagagggagagggaacgagagagggagagggaacgagagagggagagggtgagagaacgagaaagagagaggatacgGGAATTAGAGAGGGAACAAGAAAGAGAGAAGGCCGCCCAGACTACCATCTCCCCCCGCAGCCCTGCAGCTCTTCCCATGGCAACCACCAGTTTGGCGACTCCTTCGGCGGAGAGCGCAGCACCCTCTAGCGGCGTGGAAGACTTGGGCACCACAGAAGAAGAGGACGAGGATGTTTACCTGTccccagaccccaccaccagttTACTTATGGAGAccaccacagaagaagaagaagaagtgacCACTACtgccacagagacagagaccacaCCCATCCCAGAGACAACAGCTCCAAACACTACGACTGGCCCAGCCCCAACTGAGAGGTCTAGCTCCGCCCCCTTCAGGCCCAGGGTTCCTGTGACCTTGCCTACTAAAGCTGCACCCACAGAGAAGAGCACACGTCCCCAGCTACCCTCTacgacg aatAATGAGTTGGGGGTTAACGGACCCAGCGGAGACTTTGAGATCCGTGAGGAGGACCATCGCCAGGGCAACGAGGTTGTTGGGCGTGGCGTGGAGACGGGAGCGGAGCCTGATCTGATTGGCAACACGATCAACACGGGAAGTTCTGCCGCTCAACTTCCTCAGAAGAACATCCTGGAGAGGAAGGAGGTCCTGATAG cGGTGATAGTGGGGGGTGTGGTGGGGGCTCTGTTCGCAGCGTTCCTGGTCATGCTGCTGGTGTACAGGATGAAGAAGAAAGATGAGGGCAGCTACACGCTGGAGGAACCCAAACAGGCTACCGTCACCTaccagaaccctgacaaacaggCTACCGTCACCTACCAGAACCCTGCCAAACAGGAGGAGTTCtatgcatga
- the LOC139559138 gene encoding RNA-binding protein 25-like isoform X3, translating into MKVNPTAVGVSLPTEAPLPFSTTQATGPAPSAPPVAEPSPKLDVLPTPLPTEGEGESGVEWEREQEREREQEREREQEKEREQEKEREQEKEREQEREREQEREREQEREREQEREREQEKEREQEKEREQEKEREQEKEREQEKEREQEKEREQEKEREQEKEREQEKEREQEKEREQEKEREQEKEREQEKEREQEKEREQEKEREQEREREQEKEREQEKERKQEKEREQEKEREQEREREQEREREQLKEREQEKEREQEKEREKERERERERERERERERERERERERERERERERERERERERVRERERERIRELEREQEREKAAQTTISPRSPAALPMATTSLATPSAESAAPSSGVEDLGTTEEEDEDVYLSPDPTTSLLMETTTEEEEEVTTTATETETTPIPETTAPNTTTGPAPTERSSSAPFRPRVPVTLPTKAAPTEKSTRPQLPSTTNNELGVNGPSGDFEIREEDHRQGNEVVGRGVETGAEPDLIGNTINTGSSAAQLPQKNILERKEVLIAVIVGGVVGALFAAFLVMLLVYRMKKKDEGSYTLEEPKQATVTYQNPDKQATVTYQNPAKQEEFYA; encoded by the exons ATGAAGGTCAACCCTACAGCGGTGGGCGTATCTTTACCTACGGAAGCGCCCCTCCCCTTCTCCACCACCCAGGCCACTGGCCCCGCCCCCTCGGCCCCACCTGTAGCCGAGCCCAGCCCTAAACTTGACGTCCTTCCTACCCCACTACCCactgagggagaaggggagagcggggtagagtgggagagagaacaagagagggagagagaacaagagagggagagggaacaagagaaggagagggaacaagagaaggagagggaacaagagaaggagagggaacaagagagggagagggaacaagagagggagagggaacaagagagggagagggaacaagagagggagagggaacaagagaaggagagggaacaagagaaggagagggaacaagagaaggagagggaacaagagaaggagagggaacaagagaaggagagggaacaagagaaggagagggaacaagagaaggagagggaacaagagaaggagagggaacaagagaaggagagggaacaagagaaggagagggaacaagagaaggagagggaacaagagaaggagagggaacaagagaaggagagggaacaagagaaggagagggaacaagagaaggagagggaacaagagagggagagggaacaagagaaggagagggaacaagagaaggagaggaaacaagagaaggagagggaacaagagaaggagagggaacaagagagggagagggaacaagagagggagagggaacaattgaaggagagggaacaagagaaggagagggaacaagagaaggagagagaaaaagagagggagagggaacgagagagggagagggaacgagagagggagagggaacgagagagggagagggaacgagagagggagagggaacgagagagggagagggaacgagagagggagagggtgagagaacgagaaagagagaggatacgGGAATTAGAGAGGGAACAAGAAAGAGAGAAGGCCGCCCAGACTACCATCTCCCCCCGCAGCCCTGCAGCTCTTCCCATGGCAACCACCAGTTTGGCGACTCCTTCGGCGGAGAGCGCAGCACCCTCTAGCGGCGTGGAAGACTTGGGCACCACAGAAGAAGAGGACGAGGATGTTTACCTGTccccagaccccaccaccagttTACTTATGGAGAccaccacagaagaagaagaagaagtgacCACTACtgccacagagacagagaccacaCCCATCCCAGAGACAACAGCTCCAAACACTACGACTGGCCCAGCCCCAACTGAGAGGTCTAGCTCCGCCCCCTTCAGGCCCAGGGTTCCTGTGACCTTGCCTACTAAAGCTGCACCCACAGAGAAGAGCACACGTCCCCAGCTACCCTCTacgacg aatAATGAGTTGGGGGTTAACGGACCCAGCGGAGACTTTGAGATCCGTGAGGAGGACCATCGCCAGGGCAACGAGGTTGTTGGGCGTGGCGTGGAGACGGGAGCGGAGCCTGATCTGATTGGCAACACGATCAACACGGGAAGTTCTGCCGCTCAACTTCCTCAGAAGAACATCCTGGAGAGGAAGGAGGTCCTGATAG cGGTGATAGTGGGGGGTGTGGTGGGGGCTCTGTTCGCAGCGTTCCTGGTCATGCTGCTGGTGTACAGGATGAAGAAGAAAGATGAGGGCAGCTACACGCTGGAGGAACCCAAACAGGCTACCGTCACCTaccagaaccctgacaaacaggCTACCGTCACCTACCAGAACCCTGCCAAACAGGAGGAGTTCtatgcatga